One Pseudobacteroides sp. genomic region harbors:
- the asnA gene encoding aspartate--ammonia ligase has translation MAEKNDRLIIPEKYDPILSVRQTEDAIKKIKDNFENELAKVLNLSRVSAPLFIKPETGMNDNLNGVERPVAFDVKGIGGDTVEVVHSLAKWKRMALGKYDFKVGEGLYTDMNAIRRDEDLDNLHSIYVDQWDWELVLEKKDRNVDTLKSIVRKIYGAVKKTEDFVCEMHPQIPKILPDEITFITTQELEDMYPALSSKEREDAIAKEKKAVFVMKIGGLLKSGIKHDGRAPDYDDWQLNGDIVLWYPVLNRAFEISSMGIRVDEDSLVSQLKEAGCEDRKRLKFHKDLMEGRLPYTVGGGIGQSRLCMYFMKKAHIGEVQASIWPDSMIEVCDKANIKLL, from the coding sequence GTGGCAGAGAAAAATGACAGACTTATAATACCTGAAAAATATGATCCAATTCTATCTGTTAGACAGACAGAGGATGCCATTAAGAAGATAAAAGACAATTTTGAAAATGAACTGGCAAAAGTGCTTAACCTCAGCAGGGTTTCCGCCCCTTTATTTATTAAGCCGGAAACCGGAATGAATGATAACCTCAATGGAGTAGAAAGACCGGTTGCTTTTGACGTTAAGGGAATTGGGGGAGATACTGTAGAAGTGGTACATTCTCTCGCAAAATGGAAACGTATGGCTCTCGGTAAGTATGACTTCAAGGTGGGTGAGGGCTTATACACCGATATGAATGCCATAAGAAGAGATGAGGACCTTGACAACCTTCACTCAATTTATGTTGACCAATGGGATTGGGAACTGGTTCTTGAAAAGAAGGACAGAAATGTTGATACATTAAAGAGCATTGTAAGGAAGATTTATGGTGCAGTTAAGAAAACTGAAGATTTTGTTTGTGAAATGCACCCTCAAATACCTAAGATTTTACCGGATGAAATCACCTTCATAACTACCCAGGAACTTGAAGATATGTATCCTGCTCTTTCATCTAAGGAAAGGGAAGATGCTATAGCAAAAGAAAAGAAGGCAGTATTTGTTATGAAGATAGGAGGCCTTTTAAAGTCGGGTATCAAACATGACGGAAGAGCTCCTGATTATGATGATTGGCAACTTAACGGAGACATAGTTTTATGGTACCCTGTTTTAAATAGAGCTTTTGAAATATCATCGATGGGAATAAGAGTGGATGAGGATTCACTCGTAAGTCAGCTTAAGGAGGCTGGTTGCGAAGACCGCAAACGCTTGAAATTCCATAAGGATTTGATGGAAGGAAGGCTTCCTTATACTGTTGGAGGAGGAATTGGCCAGTCAAGATTGTGCATGTACTTTATGAAGAAGGCCCATATAGGTGAAGTACAGGCTTCCATATGGCCGGACTCAATGATTGAAGTTTGCGATAAGGCAAATATAAAATTGTTATAA